One region of Pseudomonas sp. B21-040 genomic DNA includes:
- a CDS encoding DUF411 domain-containing protein has protein sequence MRTHLRLAALSALLISSLAQAADLIPIEVHRDANCGCCKKWISHLEANGFKVEDHVETNMSEFKQQHGVPPRLASCHTALINGKFVEGHVPADQVLALSKRDDLLGVAAPGMPMGSPGMEMDGMSDAYQVIGLKKDGTDVVVADYPAH, from the coding sequence ATGCGAACCCACCTGCGTCTGGCCGCCCTGAGCGCCCTTCTCATCTCCTCCCTGGCCCAGGCCGCCGACCTGATCCCCATCGAAGTTCACCGCGACGCCAACTGCGGCTGTTGCAAAAAATGGATCAGCCACCTTGAAGCCAACGGGTTCAAGGTTGAAGACCATGTCGAAACCAACATGAGCGAATTCAAACAACAGCACGGTGTGCCGCCGCGTCTGGCGTCGTGTCATACCGCATTGATCAACGGCAAGTTCGTCGAAGGCCATGTCCCGGCGGATCAGGTGCTGGCGTTGAGCAAGCGTGACGATCTGCTCGGTGTTGCAGCCCCTGGCATGCCCATGGGTTCGCCCGGGATGGAAATGGACGGCATGAGCGATGCCTACCAAGTGATCGGCCTGAAAAAGGACGGCACGGATGTCGTGGTGGCGGATTACCCCGCCCATTGA
- a CDS encoding YqaA family protein, with protein MSGAYLGLFFAAFGAATLLPLQSEAVLVGLLVSDRYWLWSLLAVATLGNVLGSLVNWWLGRGIERFRDRRWFPVSPGHLEQARKHYQRYGHWSLLLSWVPIIGDPLTLVAGVMREPLGRFLVIVTLAKGARYGVLALATLGWVG; from the coding sequence ATGTCGGGTGCTTACCTCGGGCTGTTCTTCGCGGCGTTCGGTGCCGCGACGCTGCTGCCGTTGCAGTCCGAGGCAGTGCTGGTGGGGTTATTGGTCAGCGATCGCTATTGGCTCTGGTCGCTGTTGGCCGTCGCCACACTGGGCAATGTGCTCGGTTCGCTGGTGAACTGGTGGCTGGGGCGCGGCATCGAACGCTTTCGCGACCGGCGCTGGTTTCCGGTCAGCCCTGGTCATCTGGAACAGGCGCGAAAGCACTATCAGCGTTACGGCCATTGGTCCTTGTTGCTGAGTTGGGTCCCGATCATCGGTGACCCGCTGACGCTGGTGGCTGGCGTCATGCGTGAGCCCCTGGGGCGATTCCTGGTGATCGTGACCCTGGCCAAAGGCGCCCGCTATGGCGTGCTGGCCCTGGCCACGTTGGGCTGGGTGGGTTGA
- a CDS encoding alpha/beta fold hydrolase, whose translation MPLALSRWLPSLLLTAALPLAAHAEGPEYGPELQGFEYPYTVKHFAFESQGKSLQMGYMDVAAHGKANGRSVVLMHGKNFCGATWDSSIKALSEAGYRVIAPDQIGFCTSSKPDHYQYSFQQLATNTQQLLKALGIQKASLLGHSTGGMLATRYALQYPDQVEQLALVNPIGLEDWKALGVPYRTVDQWYARELQLNADGIRTYERNTYYGGRWKPEFDRWVDMLAGLNKGPGHTQVAWNSALIYDMIFTQPVYYEFKDLKMPTLLLIGTSDTTAIGSDIASPEVKARLGHYDVLGKEVAKLIPQSTLIEFPGMGHAPQMEEPAQFHKALLDWLNKTNPVH comes from the coding sequence ATGCCCCTCGCCCTCTCCCGCTGGCTGCCCAGCCTGCTGTTGACCGCCGCACTGCCCCTTGCCGCCCATGCCGAAGGACCGGAATACGGCCCTGAATTGCAAGGCTTCGAATACCCCTACACCGTCAAGCATTTCGCCTTTGAGTCCCAAGGCAAATCCTTGCAAATGGGTTACATGGACGTCGCCGCCCATGGCAAGGCCAACGGGCGCAGCGTCGTGCTGATGCACGGTAAGAACTTCTGCGGCGCAACCTGGGACAGTTCGATCAAAGCCCTCAGCGAGGCCGGCTATCGCGTCATCGCACCGGACCAGATCGGTTTCTGCACCTCCAGCAAGCCCGATCACTATCAGTACAGCTTCCAGCAACTGGCAACCAACACCCAACAACTGCTCAAGGCCCTGGGCATTCAGAAGGCCAGCCTCCTCGGCCATTCCACCGGTGGCATGCTCGCCACCCGCTATGCGTTGCAATATCCCGATCAAGTCGAACAACTGGCGCTGGTCAATCCCATCGGCCTGGAAGACTGGAAAGCCCTTGGCGTGCCCTACCGCACGGTCGATCAATGGTACGCGCGCGAACTGCAGCTCAATGCCGACGGTATCCGCACCTATGAGCGCAACACCTACTACGGTGGCCGCTGGAAGCCAGAGTTCGATCGCTGGGTCGACATGCTCGCCGGCCTGAACAAAGGCCCGGGGCATACACAGGTCGCGTGGAACTCGGCGCTGATCTACGACATGATCTTCACCCAACCGGTGTATTACGAATTCAAAGACCTGAAGATGCCCACGCTGTTGCTGATCGGGACGTCCGACACTACCGCCATCGGCAGTGACATTGCCTCGCCAGAGGTCAAGGCCAGACTCGGTCACTACGACGTACTGGGCAAGGAAGTGGCAAAACTGATTCCGCAGTCGACCCTGATTGAATTTCCCGGCATGGGCCACGCGCCGCAGATGGAAGAACCAGCGCAATTCCACAAGGCCTTGCTCGACTGGCTGAACAAAACCAACCCTGTTCATTGA
- a CDS encoding D-2-hydroxyacid dehydrogenase family protein — protein sequence MAVQIAVIDDWQDVARDVVDWSVLENVGEVSFVHDYPADNETLAERLGAYEVICVMRERTRFDEDLLRRLPKLKLLVTGGMRNAALDFKAAAALGIQVCGTDSYKHAAPELTWALIMAATRNLVVEANALRAGQWQQGLGGDLYGKTLAILGLGSIGKRVAQFGQVFGMRVIAWSENLTSDAAAEVGVTYVSKQELFEQADVLSVHLVLSERSRGLVDAQALDWMKPTALLVNTARGPIVDEAALIKALQKNRLAGAALDVFEVEPLPEHHPFRTLENVLATPHVGYVSRQNYHLFFSQMIEDIQAWSVGNPIRQLT from the coding sequence ATGGCGGTGCAAATTGCGGTGATCGATGACTGGCAGGATGTCGCTCGCGACGTGGTGGACTGGTCGGTGCTGGAAAACGTCGGCGAGGTGAGTTTTGTCCATGACTACCCGGCCGACAATGAAACCCTGGCCGAGCGTCTGGGCGCCTATGAAGTGATCTGCGTGATGCGCGAACGCACCCGGTTCGATGAAGACCTGCTGCGGCGGCTACCGAAACTCAAACTGCTGGTGACCGGCGGCATGCGCAACGCGGCGCTGGATTTCAAAGCGGCGGCTGCGCTGGGGATTCAGGTCTGCGGCACGGACAGCTACAAACATGCCGCGCCAGAACTGACCTGGGCGCTGATCATGGCCGCCACTCGCAACCTCGTGGTCGAAGCCAACGCGTTGCGCGCCGGTCAATGGCAACAAGGGCTCGGCGGTGATTTATACGGCAAGACCTTGGCGATCCTCGGGCTGGGCAGCATCGGCAAGCGCGTCGCGCAGTTCGGGCAAGTGTTCGGCATGCGGGTGATTGCCTGGAGCGAGAACCTGACCAGTGACGCGGCAGCCGAAGTCGGCGTGACCTATGTCAGCAAGCAGGAACTGTTCGAACAAGCGGATGTGTTGTCGGTGCATCTGGTGCTCAGTGAGCGCAGCCGGGGCTTGGTCGACGCACAGGCGCTGGACTGGATGAAGCCCACGGCACTGTTGGTCAACACCGCGCGCGGGCCAATTGTCGACGAGGCGGCGCTGATCAAGGCGTTGCAGAAGAATCGGTTGGCGGGGGCGGCACTGGATGTGTTCGAAGTGGAGCCACTGCCTGAACATCATCCGTTCAGGACCCTGGAGAACGTGCTGGCGACGCCGCATGTCGGGTATGTGAGCCGACAGAACTACCATTTGTTCTTTTCGCAGATGATCGAGGATATTCAGGCATGGTCGGTGGGGAATCCAATCCGGCAGCTCACCTGA
- the glgA gene encoding glycogen synthase GlgA: MISAALDIQGERAHQQVGESSAVNAPSAQSISVPGTKTLTPAASQNPNRKKVLFVTSEIADLVKTGGLGDVSAALPRAMSHLHDVRVLIPGYPQVLHSENPIHIIGELGGHAALPPCKIGRMDMPDGLVIYVLICPELYEREGSPYGANNGRDWPDNHIRFARLGLAAADIAANLAQIHWCPDLVHAHDWPAGLAPAYMHWRGQRTPTLFTIHNLAYQGVTSLGSCPELGIPAHALQQEGMEFYGKMSFLKAGMAYSSHITTVSATYAQEITTPAFGCGLDGFLAAKTQQGLLSGIPNGIDESWDAATDAHLFCPFSIGDWDGKAVNAAHVRELFGLEDSKGPLFAVVSRLVYQKGLDLTEAVSEYIVKSGGQIAIIGRGEPEEEQAMRELALRFPGQIGVRIGFNETDARRMFAGSDFLLMPSRYEPCGLSQMYAQRFGSLPVARNTGGLADTIENGVTGFLFDESSVESYQEALSRAFKVFAFPDLLHAMRCRAMAAPFNWCKAVEPYAELYEQLVAKALGKSGRQ, from the coding sequence ATGATTAGTGCGGCTTTAGATATTCAGGGAGAACGTGCTCATCAGCAGGTCGGCGAATCGAGCGCCGTCAATGCACCGAGCGCGCAATCGATCAGCGTCCCCGGGACCAAGACGCTGACACCAGCTGCCAGTCAGAATCCAAACAGAAAAAAAGTGTTGTTCGTCACCTCCGAAATTGCCGATCTGGTGAAAACCGGTGGCCTGGGCGACGTTTCCGCCGCGCTGCCTCGCGCCATGTCGCACCTGCACGATGTGCGGGTACTCATTCCCGGTTACCCGCAAGTGCTGCACAGCGAAAACCCGATTCATATCATTGGTGAACTGGGTGGGCACGCCGCACTGCCGCCCTGCAAGATCGGGCGCATGGACATGCCGGACGGTCTGGTCATTTATGTGTTGATCTGCCCTGAGCTCTACGAGCGCGAAGGTTCGCCGTACGGCGCCAACAATGGCCGTGACTGGCCAGATAACCACATTCGCTTCGCCCGCCTGGGCCTCGCCGCCGCCGATATCGCTGCCAATCTCGCGCAAATTCACTGGTGCCCGGATCTGGTGCATGCCCATGACTGGCCTGCGGGCCTGGCGCCGGCCTACATGCACTGGCGCGGGCAGCGTACGCCAACGCTGTTCACCATCCATAACCTGGCCTACCAGGGCGTGACCAGTCTGGGTTCGTGCCCTGAACTCGGCATACCCGCACACGCCCTGCAACAGGAAGGCATGGAGTTCTACGGCAAGATGTCGTTCCTCAAGGCCGGCATGGCGTATTCGAGCCACATCACCACCGTCAGCGCCACTTACGCCCAGGAAATCACCACGCCGGCCTTCGGCTGCGGTCTCGATGGCTTTCTTGCCGCCAAGACCCAGCAAGGCCTGCTGAGCGGCATTCCCAACGGCATCGATGAGAGTTGGGACGCGGCCACCGACGCCCACCTGTTCTGCCCGTTCAGCATTGGCGACTGGGACGGCAAAGCGGTCAACGCCGCGCACGTCCGCGAACTGTTTGGCCTGGAAGACTCCAAGGGTCCGCTGTTTGCAGTGGTCTCGCGGCTGGTCTATCAGAAAGGCCTGGACCTGACCGAAGCGGTCTCCGAATACATCGTCAAATCCGGCGGCCAGATTGCAATCATCGGCCGTGGCGAGCCGGAAGAAGAACAAGCCATGCGTGAGCTGGCCTTGCGTTTTCCGGGGCAGATCGGCGTGCGCATCGGCTTCAACGAAACTGACGCCCGTCGCATGTTCGCCGGCAGCGATTTCCTGCTGATGCCTTCGCGTTATGAACCCTGCGGCTTGAGCCAGATGTACGCCCAGCGTTTCGGCTCGTTGCCGGTGGCGCGCAATACTGGCGGCCTGGCCGACACCATTGAAAACGGCGTCACCGGATTCCTGTTCGACGAATCCTCCGTCGAGAGTTACCAGGAAGCCCTGAGCCGTGCATTCAAGGTGTTCGCCTTCCCCGACCTGCTGCATGCGATGCGTTGCCGGGCGATGGCAGCCCCCTTCAACTGGTGCAAGGCAGTGGAACCCTACGCCGAACTCTACGAACAGCTTGTGGCGAAGGCCTTGGGTAAATCGGGCCGACAATAA
- the treZ gene encoding malto-oligosyltrehalose trehalohydrolase: MPLRTLETWPHGAIMLDAEHTRFALWAPDAFYVSVELENGQSLPLLPQADGWFVIKTRCLAGTRYRYNIDGELEVPDPASRAQAGDIDSHSVVVDPLAYQWQHNTWQGRPWNEAIIYELHVGVLGGYSAVEQHLSRLAELGITAIELMPLAQFPGERNWGYDGVFPYAPQASYGSPEQLKHLIDTAHGLGLAVILDVVYNHFGPDGNYLHHYAKGFFRDDKHTPWGAAIDFRQREVRDFFINNALMWLLEYRFDGLRLDAVHAIESPDFLEELARRVRQQTEPTRHVWLMVENEHNQASLLEKGFDAQWNDDGHNALHVLLTGETDAYYADYAEQPTEQLARCLSQGFVFQGHINRHGTPRGEPSSHLPPTAFVLFLQNHDQIGNRALGERLHQLTHPDALYAATVLLLLSPMIPLMFMGDEFAAQSPFLFFTSHHGELAEQVREGRRNEFAAFRAFANPQQREQIPDPNAPQTFQASQPQRSASALPAIHELYRRLLQLRHQHLIPRLPGTQALGTDVLGYAAVSARWRLGDGSELRIDLNLSDAPVVHTPQADTILLFEHPPHSAGLLHQGKLAPYCALVSLTAAAPLPDSNGERP, encoded by the coding sequence ATGCCGTTACGGACCCTTGAGACCTGGCCCCACGGCGCAATCATGCTGGACGCAGAGCACACGCGTTTTGCCTTGTGGGCGCCTGATGCGTTTTACGTCAGTGTCGAACTGGAAAATGGACAATCCTTGCCGCTGCTGCCTCAGGCGGATGGTTGGTTCGTGATCAAGACCCGCTGCCTCGCGGGCACCCGTTACCGCTACAACATCGATGGCGAGCTCGAGGTGCCGGACCCGGCCTCCCGCGCGCAGGCCGGCGATATCGACAGCCACAGCGTGGTGGTCGATCCGCTGGCCTATCAATGGCAACACAACACCTGGCAAGGTCGGCCATGGAACGAAGCGATCATCTACGAGCTGCACGTCGGTGTACTCGGCGGTTACAGCGCCGTCGAGCAGCACCTGTCGCGCCTCGCTGAACTCGGCATCACGGCTATTGAACTGATGCCATTGGCGCAGTTTCCCGGCGAGCGCAATTGGGGATACGACGGTGTTTTCCCTTACGCCCCCCAAGCGTCCTATGGCTCGCCCGAGCAACTCAAACACTTGATCGACACCGCCCACGGCCTCGGCCTGGCGGTGATTCTCGACGTGGTCTACAACCACTTCGGCCCGGACGGCAATTACCTGCATCATTACGCCAAGGGCTTTTTCCGCGACGACAAGCACACACCGTGGGGCGCGGCGATCGACTTTCGGCAGCGCGAGGTGCGGGATTTTTTCATCAATAACGCGTTGATGTGGCTGCTCGAATATCGCTTTGACGGTTTGCGCCTGGACGCGGTGCACGCCATTGAAAGCCCGGACTTCCTTGAAGAACTGGCGCGACGGGTGCGCCAGCAAACCGAACCCACACGCCATGTGTGGCTGATGGTGGAAAACGAACACAATCAGGCCAGCCTGTTGGAAAAAGGCTTCGATGCACAGTGGAACGATGACGGCCACAACGCCCTGCATGTGTTGCTGACCGGCGAAACCGACGCCTATTACGCCGACTACGCTGAACAACCCACCGAACAACTCGCTCGCTGCCTGAGCCAGGGCTTCGTGTTTCAGGGCCATATCAACCGCCACGGCACGCCACGTGGCGAGCCCAGCAGTCACTTGCCGCCGACAGCCTTTGTGCTGTTTCTGCAAAACCACGACCAGATCGGCAACCGCGCGTTAGGCGAACGGTTGCACCAATTGACCCACCCCGATGCACTTTATGCGGCCACCGTGTTGCTGCTGCTGTCGCCGATGATCCCGCTGATGTTCATGGGCGACGAATTCGCGGCACAGTCACCGTTCCTGTTTTTCACCAGCCACCACGGCGAGCTTGCAGAACAGGTGCGCGAAGGTCGGCGCAATGAATTCGCAGCGTTCAGAGCCTTTGCCAATCCGCAGCAGCGCGAACAGATTCCCGACCCCAATGCGCCGCAGACCTTCCAAGCCTCGCAACCGCAGCGAAGCGCCAGCGCACTGCCGGCAATACACGAGCTTTACCGGCGCCTGCTGCAACTGCGCCACCAGCACCTCATCCCGCGCCTGCCCGGCACCCAGGCATTGGGCACCGACGTATTGGGCTACGCGGCGGTGAGCGCCCGCTGGCGACTGGGCGATGGCAGTGAGCTGCGCATTGACCTGAACCTCAGCGACGCGCCGGTGGTCCACACCCCACAGGCCGACACGATCTTGCTGTTCGAACACCCGCCCCACTCGGCCGGCCTGTTGCACCAGGGCAAACTTGCCCCGTATTGCGCGCTCGTCAGCCTCACGGCCGCAGCCCCTTTGCCAGATTCGAATGGAGAGCGCCCATGA
- the malQ gene encoding 4-alpha-glucanotransferase: MSDAQLEILASRAGLAVDWIDANGRPQKVAPSVLRAVLTGLGHPAGSAQEIDASLLELQTVQQTHHLPPLMTVDVGGGLDLARYFEPETPCDIHLEDGSRIYLKLDAQAVLPGLIPVGYQHVSIDGQSFTLAVAPDRCYSVGDAVDNPIPRTWGLSVQLYSLRRVGDGGFGDTQALEDLARVAGERGAEALAISPLHAMFSSDTQRYSPYSPSSRLFLNSLYAAPGAVLGERAMRAAIDATGLTTELQQLEQQPLINWPVAAQAKHRVLLALYEGFVHGEHPLQEDFSSFRHASGEALENHCRFEALQEHRAALGESLDWREWPEQWRDPRSATLAEFAEENVARIGFFAFCQWLITRCLERAQTAARSAGMSIGLIADLAVGADGGGSQAWSRQDELLASLTVGAPPDILNRTGQGWGISAFSPEGLVRNGFRAFIEMLRANFAHAGGLRIDHIMGLQRLWVIPNGAPPSDGAYLYYPVDDLLRLLTLESHRHQAIVLGEDLGTVPDGLREKLIARSILGMRVLLFEQDNAHFKPILDWPDNALATTSTHDLPTLNGWWHGRDIDWNARLSLIDANGEIEWRQHREREREGLRRVLSQDPQNFREESYETDQVLDASIRFLGHTRAPLVLLPLEDALGIEQQANLPGTIDTHPNWSRRLPGDSEALLDDPDAARRLELLACARLQAGERDQ; the protein is encoded by the coding sequence ATGAGCGACGCGCAACTAGAAATACTGGCCAGCCGCGCAGGCCTGGCCGTCGACTGGATCGACGCCAATGGTCGCCCACAGAAAGTAGCGCCGTCGGTGTTGCGCGCGGTCCTCACTGGCCTCGGCCATCCGGCGGGCAGCGCCCAGGAAATCGATGCGAGCCTGCTAGAGCTGCAAACCGTCCAGCAAACCCACCACCTGCCGCCGCTGATGACGGTCGACGTCGGTGGCGGCCTCGATCTGGCGCGGTACTTCGAGCCCGAAACGCCCTGCGACATTCATCTCGAAGACGGCTCGCGGATCTACCTGAAACTCGACGCTCAGGCCGTGCTGCCGGGGCTGATTCCGGTCGGCTACCAGCACGTCAGCATCGACGGGCAATCCTTCACCCTCGCGGTGGCGCCCGACCGTTGCTACAGCGTCGGCGACGCGGTCGACAATCCGATCCCACGTACCTGGGGCCTGAGTGTGCAGCTGTACTCATTGCGCCGTGTCGGCGATGGCGGTTTCGGTGATACCCAGGCGCTGGAGGACCTCGCCCGGGTGGCGGGTGAACGCGGTGCCGAGGCGTTGGCGATCAGTCCGTTGCACGCCATGTTCAGCAGCGACACCCAGCGCTACAGCCCGTATTCGCCGTCCAGCCGCTTGTTTCTCAACAGTCTGTACGCCGCACCCGGAGCCGTCCTCGGTGAACGTGCGATGCGCGCGGCGATTGACGCCACCGGGCTGACCACCGAACTGCAACAGCTCGAACAACAGCCACTGATTAACTGGCCCGTGGCCGCGCAAGCCAAGCACCGTGTATTGCTGGCGTTATACGAAGGTTTTGTCCACGGCGAACACCCGCTGCAAGAAGACTTCAGCAGCTTTCGCCATGCCTCGGGTGAAGCGCTGGAAAACCACTGTCGCTTCGAAGCCCTTCAAGAGCACCGCGCCGCCTTGGGTGAAAGCCTCGACTGGCGCGAGTGGCCCGAGCAATGGCGCGACCCGCGCAGCGCCACCCTCGCCGAATTCGCTGAAGAGAACGTGGCACGCATTGGCTTCTTCGCCTTCTGCCAGTGGCTGATTACCCGGTGCCTGGAGCGCGCGCAAACCGCCGCCCGGAGCGCCGGCATGAGCATTGGCCTGATCGCCGACCTGGCGGTGGGGGCCGACGGCGGCGGCAGTCAGGCCTGGAGCCGGCAAGACGAGTTGCTCGCCTCGCTGACCGTGGGTGCGCCGCCGGACATCCTCAACCGTACCGGCCAGGGCTGGGGCATCTCCGCGTTTTCGCCCGAGGGCCTGGTGCGTAACGGGTTTCGCGCCTTCATCGAAATGCTCCGCGCCAATTTCGCCCACGCCGGCGGCTTGCGCATCGACCACATCATGGGCCTGCAACGACTCTGGGTGATCCCCAACGGCGCGCCCCCCAGCGACGGCGCGTACCTGTATTACCCGGTCGACGATTTACTGCGGCTCCTGACGCTGGAATCCCATCGGCATCAAGCCATTGTGCTGGGCGAAGACCTCGGCACCGTGCCCGATGGCCTGCGGGAAAAACTCATTGCACGCTCTATCCTCGGCATGCGCGTGTTGCTGTTCGAACAGGACAACGCCCACTTCAAACCGATCCTCGACTGGCCGGACAACGCGCTGGCGACCACCAGCACCCATGACTTGCCGACGCTCAATGGCTGGTGGCATGGTCGTGACATTGACTGGAACGCCCGGCTCAGCCTGATCGACGCCAATGGCGAAATTGAATGGCGCCAACATCGCGAGCGCGAACGTGAAGGCTTGCGTCGGGTGTTGAGCCAAGATCCGCAGAATTTTCGCGAAGAATCCTACGAAACCGATCAGGTGCTCGACGCCAGCATCCGGTTTCTCGGGCATACCCGCGCACCACTGGTGTTGCTGCCACTGGAAGATGCCCTCGGTATCGAACAGCAGGCCAACCTGCCCGGCACTATCGACACTCACCCGAACTGGTCACGGCGCCTGCCCGGCGACAGCGAGGCCCTGCTCGATGATCCAGACGCGGCCCGGCGCCTGGAACTGCTCGCCTGTGCGCGGCTTCAGGCAGGTGAGCGTGACCAATGA